The sequence TACCTGATAACGATCTACACGGTGATAGGGGCTGTAACAGTGCTGCTTCAGAGGCCGGGCTTCTTGATAATCCTCACCGGAGTCACCAACATGTTCATAATGGTGATTTACACGTGGCTCTTCCTCTACCAGAACTGGTACATGCTGCCGAAGATACACCCAGCAGGTAAGGTAGTTAGGCCCACATGGATTCCGTTCATCTTCACGCTCATAAGCGCCATAATGTTCACCTACGCCTTCGCTCTATACTTGAACGTTCAGTTCCTCGGTGGTTAAGAACACCCTCCCCTATTTTTCCTCCTCGATTAATTAACATGAGTAAATTTTCATATTAGAGATGGAAGCGTTCCTAAAGCATCAGAGCAGTCTTTCTCTGCGTGCTAACAAACTTCGCGGCCCGCTCCTCCAATCTTCCCAATTAACTTTTTAATAGAGCCTCATTGGGGCTCTCGGATTGAGATGGAGGTGACCTCTCCCGTCTTCTGGATGGCATTTCACGTGATGATCGTGGTTTTCCTCTACCTAGACCTAAGGCACTACAAGAAGACGGAAGTTACGTTAAAAGATAGTCTGAAATGGGTAGCTATCTGGGTATCTATAGGAATGGCATTCTCCATTTTTATTCTAGATATTTACGGATTGGAAGAGTTTATCAAGTACATCACTGCTTACGTCACCGAGTATACTTTATCGATGGACAACGTGTTCGTCTTCCTCGCCATCTTCACCTACTTCTCGGTTCCCTATCATTCGAGACCCTTTGTCCTCCTCTTAGGCATACTGTTCGCCGCCCTGTTCAGGGGGCTCTTCATAATCGTTGGAGTAGCGTTGCTGGAGAGGTACCACTGGATGGTCTACGTGTTCGGTGCCATACTGATCTATTCGGGATACAAGATGGCTAGGGGTGGAGCGGAGAGCGTTGATCCGGGTAAGAACAAAATAGTCCTGCTGGCCAAGAGGTTCCTTCCTCTCACTCATGAGTACGAGGGCGATAAGTTCATAGTGAGGAGAAGCAGTAGGAAGGTATTCACACCGTTGATACTCGTTCTCCTAGCGATAGAGACCACAGACATAATGTTCGCCTTCGATTCAGTTCCCGCGGTCCTCGCGATAACTAGGGAATTCTTCACCGCTTACACATCCAACATACTCGCAGTTCTGGGCCTGAGATCTCTGTACTTCGTTCTGGAACATGGAGTGAAGCGTCTGGAGAACTTGGGCAAGGGACTAGCTGTATACTTGGTTTACTTGGGAGTGGCCTTCTTGCTCACTGCATTCGACATACACATGCCCACTGGACTTTCGCTAGCGATCATACTGGCGATACTCGCTTGGGCGTTCTTCACATCCAAGAGGGGAAATGAGGAAGCCGGCTAGGCATTCACTATTCAAAGGGTTTTATAGTTATAGGGAAATCGTTATCTCCTCTTCCCCCTCTAATATTTGGTGATCCCCTATGACCAAGAAGGTCCTTATTGTGGCCGGGGATGCCGTAGAGGCTCAAGAGCTATTTTACCCGTACTGGCGCCTCAAGGAGGAGGGATTCGAGGTTCATGTGGCCGCTCCAACGAAGAAGACTCTCATGACCGTGGTTCACGACTTCGAGCCAGGCTGGGAGACCTACACCGAGAAGCCCGGGTACAGGTTTGGATGGGTTGACAGGGAGTTCAAGGAGGTGAATCCCGAGGAGTACGATGGATTGGTGATACCCGGGGGCAGGGCGCCGGAGTACATCAGGCTGGATCCTGACTTGGAGAGGATCGTCAAGCACTTCATGGAGGCCAAGAAGCCAATCGCTGCAATATGCCACGGACCCCTGCTCCTCACCGGATACAAGCTGATAAGTCCGGGCATGAAGATGACCTCCTACGTGGCCGTGAGCCCCGATGTTAAGGCCCACGGAGCCGAGTACTTGGATCAGGAGGTGGTCGTTCACGAGAACCTCGTGACTGCTAGGGCCTGGCCGGACCTGCCAGCTTGGATGCGCGAGTTCATCAAGATGTTAAAGGGTTGAGCCCATCCCCCCTATTTTTCGTTGTTGATGCTCCATCTGGAAGAAGGTTTTAGTTTTCTCGGTAAGGATTGTGAGGGTGGTTTTCCCTGAAGCGGTTGGAGCCGGAACTCGACAGCATATACTCCCTCCTACCGTGGCATGGGGACCCGTACACACCTGAGGGAAGGAAGAGATACGAGAGGGCTTTGAAAGAGTTTTCCGAACTTAAGAATCATCCTTTCTTGAGCGAGCTATCTGAAGAGCCCCGCGTATTGGACATACTTAGCGGAGAGGGGATAGGAGGGGTGGCTCTCTCCAAGACTCTGGGTGGGAGGGTGAGGCTGTACCTTATGGACCTGAGGGAGAAGGCGCTGGAGGTAGCTAAGCGATTCTCAAGGGAGGAGCTGGGCGAGGAAGGTGAGATCCTAGTCCATGACGCCATGAGAGTCCACGAGGTGCTGAGGGACCTCGATCTGGTCCTGATGTACGGGCTCTCAACCCCGCATTTTGATCCTTGGAGGGCGATCCTCCTCCTAGCTTCCATAAGTGCGTCGCTGAAGGACAATGGAGTCCTATTAGTCGAGGAGGCGGACAGAAGGTACTGGGTGTTCTACATGACCGGGTACAAGGATATAATAGCTGAATTCAAAGGAGATGAGCCGATCCTTAGCATGCACAAGGGATACGACTTCAAGAGGGGGACATTCAGGCGGGCCCACTTCTCCTTACTCAGAGGAAGGATGACCGAGCTCGAGGTCTACCTCTGGGGAGTCGCAGACTTCCTGTCCCTGATGTGGCTGTTCTTCGAGGAGGTGGATCTGCGCCCCCTAGACTACAGGAGGTTCATGTTACTGGC is a genomic window of Thermoproteota archaeon containing:
- a CDS encoding TerC/Alx family metal homeostasis membrane protein — translated: MEVTSPVFWMAFHVMIVVFLYLDLRHYKKTEVTLKDSLKWVAIWVSIGMAFSIFILDIYGLEEFIKYITAYVTEYTLSMDNVFVFLAIFTYFSVPYHSRPFVLLLGILFAALFRGLFIIVGVALLERYHWMVYVFGAILIYSGYKMARGGAESVDPGKNKIVLLAKRFLPLTHEYEGDKFIVRRSSRKVFTPLILVLLAIETTDIMFAFDSVPAVLAITREFFTAYTSNILAVLGLRSLYFVLEHGVKRLENLGKGLAVYLVYLGVAFLLTAFDIHMPTGLSLAIILAILAWAFFTSKRGNEEAG
- a CDS encoding DJ-1/PfpI family protein, whose protein sequence is MTKKVLIVAGDAVEAQELFYPYWRLKEEGFEVHVAAPTKKTLMTVVHDFEPGWETYTEKPGYRFGWVDREFKEVNPEEYDGLVIPGGRAPEYIRLDPDLERIVKHFMEAKKPIAAICHGPLLLTGYKLISPGMKMTSYVAVSPDVKAHGAEYLDQEVVVHENLVTARAWPDLPAWMREFIKMLKG
- a CDS encoding class I SAM-dependent methyltransferase — protein: MEPELDSIYSLLPWHGDPYTPEGRKRYERALKEFSELKNHPFLSELSEEPRVLDILSGEGIGGVALSKTLGGRVRLYLMDLREKALEVAKRFSREELGEEGEILVHDAMRVHEVLRDLDLVLMYGLSTPHFDPWRAILLLASISASLKDNGVLLVEEADRRYWVFYMTGYKDIIAEFKGDEPILSMHKGYDFKRGTFRRAHFSLLRGRMTELEVYLWGVADFLSLMWLFFEEVDLRPLDYRRFMLLAKRPRRKLRPEDLKLPSMLL